One genomic segment of Primulina huaijiensis isolate GDHJ02 unplaced genomic scaffold, ASM1229523v2 scaffold14171, whole genome shotgun sequence includes these proteins:
- the LOC140965763 gene encoding peroxiredoxin-2B: protein MAPIAVGDVIPDGTLSYFDEEDQLQSVSIHSLAAGKKVIIFAVPGAFTPTCSMKHVPGFIEKSDELKSKGVDEILCISVNDPFVMKAWAKTYPDNKHVKFLADGSGKYTISLGLELDLSEKGLGTRSRRFALLVEDLKVTIANVESGGEFTISSAEDILKAL, encoded by the exons ATGGCTCCTATAGCAGTTGGTGACGTCATCCCCGACGGAACACTGTCGTACTTCGACGAAGAGGATCAGCTCCAAAGCGTGTCAATCCACTCCCTCGCCGCCGGTAAGAAGGTCATTATCTTCGCTGTTCCTGGTGCTTTCACCCCTACTTGCAG CATGAAGCATGTGCCAGGTTTCATTGAGAAATCGGACGAGCTGAAATCGAAGGGTGTTGATGAAATCCTGTGCATCAGTG TGAACGACCCATTCGTCATGAAGGCATGGGCAAAGACTTACCCCGACAACAAGCATGTCAAGTTTCTTGCTGATGGATCGGGGAAATACACTATTTCACTTGGCCTTGAACTTGACCTCTCTGAGAAAGGACTCGGAACCAGGTCGAGGAGGTTTGCCCTGTTGGTGGAGGACCTCAAGGTCACCATCGCTAATGTCGAGTCTGGTGGGGAGTTTACCATCTCTAGCGCTGAAGATATCCTTAAGGCTCTGTAA